The DNA window TGAAAGTTGACAATTTTGGCTCTTATGATTAGAATTGGATAGAGTAATAAAGGAAAGTTTAAAGGTTGAAACGCTTGAAAGGCTTGACAGGGGATCATATGATGGCTTTGCAATCATTTGAGATAGCATTCTTTAGAAAAACTTGCTCCGGTCTAGGGTtggaaaaagataaaattttgccccaatttaATTCTAACCAAatttctctattttcttttgttttctttttgctctctttttcttcttctttttttttctttttttatttctcttttatttctttttttttcaatgaaacaAAATTGCCCCAATATAGGGTTAGTGATCTTAAGGGACTGCCAAGCGAAAAAAGAAGCtgattttgaaaaatcaaaaggaaaaagttaGAGATAGGATATCGAAGTGGAGAAATGGGAGAGAGTCTGCCTTAAATCTGTCTATTGCAGtaattttaaaggaaaatttttataatcaaatgaaaaactttttgcacatatctgCATTGATTGGTTGGGAAAAAACTTGACCGTTCATTTTCATAAGGATAAGCGCTCCTCCGGATAGCACTTTCTTAATAATGAATGGTTCTTGCCAATTGGGAGCAAACTTTCCTTTAGCCTCCTCTTGCATTGGAAGAATCCGTTTTAAGACcttttctccaacttcaaacAAACAGGGCTTAACCTTTTTGTTGTAAACCCGAGTCATTCGTTGCTGATAACATTGTCCATGACAGACGGGATTCAACctcttttcatcaatttgaGACAACTGCTCATAGCGTTCCCTGATCCATTCAGCATCTTCTATCTGAGCTTCCATTAAAATGCgtaatgaaggaatttcaacttCTGCAGGCAATACTGTTTCCATTCCATACATAAGAGAGTAAGAAGTTGCTTCGGTAGAAGTACTGATAGTAGTTCTGTACGCCATCAATGCATAAGGCAGTTTCTCATGCCAATCCCGGTATGTTTCAGTCATCTTACGAATGATCTTTTTCAAATTCTTATTTGCGGTTTCAAcggctccattcatctgaggcatGTAAATGGCAGAATTTCGATGTCTGACCTTAAACTGTTCACATAATCTATCCACCATGTCATTATTGAGGTTCTTAGCAATATCGGTGATCAATGTCTCTGGTACGCCAAAACGACAgatgatgttatttttcaaaaaatttgacACCACTTTTTTAGTCACATGCTTATAGGATGCAGTTTCAGCCCATTTGGTGAAATATTCAATCCCCACTACAATGAATCGATGCCCATTTGAAGCAGAAGAATCAATTACTCCAATCACATCCATTCCCCAGATCGAACATGGCCATGGAGTTTTGTAGGGGGAGCACGTATGACATCACCATGTATCTGACATTTGACACATTTTTTGACAAAATCTATACAGTCATGCTCCATTGTAAGTCAAAAATACCCTGATCTCATGATCTTCTTAGCCAATAGATGCCCATTCATGTGTGACCCACAAACCCCGCTATACACTTCCTTCATCATATAATCAGTTTTCTCTTCATCAATGCATCTCAGAAGGCCCAAATcaaatattttcttgtataGCACTTCTTCGTTCAAAAAGAATCTTGATGACATTCTGCACAAGAAACTTTTTACGACAGAATCAGCATCAGAAGGGTAGGATCCCGTTTTCATGAATTCTTTAATGTCATTGTACCAGGGGCGAACATCAGAGACCCTTTCCATAACCAGACAATGCGCTAGCCAATCCTGAAGTCGAATCTGTATAAGCTCAATTACTAGCTCATTTGAATGTTGAATCATCGAAGACAGAGTGGCTAAAGCATCAACAAAAGCATTGCGAGTGCGGGAAATATGTCTGAGTTCTAAATTCCTGAATTTGCTGGCGAAGCTAAGCAAGTTACAATGATACAACATGATTTTTGAATCCCGACTTACCCACTACTTAAGCGTCTGGTGCACAAGTAAATCAGAATCATTGAATGCTATTAGATCCTTGATTTCCATGTCCAATATCATTTTCAATCCAAAAACGTAAGCTTCATACTCGGCCATGTTGTTGGTACATGGAAACAGTAATTTGGCAGTAGCAGGATAGTGTTTTCCTTCATATGACACTAAAACTACTCCAATTTCAGCTCCAAAAGAATTTGACGCACTATCAAAAAATAACCTCGATCCAGGATACTGCTCACTCATATCCTTAACTGCtccaataaataaaattttttcatcaaaaaaataGGTATGTAATGGCTGGTAATCATATTCTCttggattttctgccaaatgatcTGCTATGACTTGTCCCTTGACTGCCTTTTGTGTTATGAAGACAATGTCGAACTCAGAAAGGATCATTTGCCACTTAGCCATGCGTCCCGTGGGCATTGACTTTTTCAACAGGTATTTTAGAGGATCAGAACGAGAAATCAGGTAAGTGGTATAATCGAACAAATAATGTCTCAACTTTTGAGTTGCCCATGCTAAAGCACAACAACTTCACTCAAGGAAAGAATAGTTGGCCTCATATGTtgtaaatttcttgttcggatAATAGATGGCTCGTTCCTTTCTCCCAGACTCGTCATGCTGTCCCAGAACGCATCCAACAGCCTCATCGAGAACAGACAAATACATAATCAGAGGTCttcctgtgacgcccccacttctccctaaggcgaaccaaagggtatccgcgggacgcctgcccaactctcgtcaggactcaaggCAAATTCCATTCAAGCTTAACGTAATACTATTCAACAACACCagataaagtaagaaagtgcgaAAAACTTTAAACTTAACCTTACAAAACAATTATCCAATCCTTGCCTCGGATTTCCAAAAGTACATCGAAACCCAAAATGTACTACATCCAaatacatcaaatatccaaatcatacattaggtttccaaaagtacaaccaacAAGAGGTCTAGTCCAAAATACATTAGAAagcctaatacaaaagtacatcaaaaaggagtttcttcgagtctcattccaaacccattcctgttaaggaaaacaaatctacagggtgagcaaaacgctcgtgaggcaaagaacacacatgcaagcacattgttcaagtaacaatcccaatttaataaatagagcaataatattgcaataattaacaattcgagcggtgaaaagtaaacagaaacaattcaacgatatagtagctctcaggaactaagttccacttgcacgagcaataacctccacgaattgacactccgtcaatcgggtaagtttagtccgtagaactctaCTTAACCTGTCCcatttcaccttacatacccctgtatcggccccgcctgtcatttgtttgtggcgatactattcgagtatgccaagcaagacctctcattaggtcaagcttatatatctcatggttcgccaaggttcccgaccaagcccaaatcggctcgagtccaaggtcggccaatgagatgTGGGCGTCCCCATGTGCATTtatgtgtcgaggagattcactccaacgacgtatgcaaccatagcataccatATCATGTATCAAGTATTGATATATACAAGTAATCGATGTATTCGAGCAGTTGATATATTCAAGCAA is part of the Coffea eugenioides isolate CCC68of chromosome 6, Ceug_1.0, whole genome shotgun sequence genome and encodes:
- the LOC113774067 gene encoding uncharacterized protein K02A2.6-like, with product MDVIGVIDSSASNGHRFIVVGIEYFTKWAETASYKHVTKKVVSNFLKNNIICRFGVPETLITDIAKNLNNDMVDRLCEQFKVRHRNSAIYMPQMNGAVETANKNLKKIIRKMTETYRDWHEKLPYALMAYRTTISTSTEATSYSLMYGMETVLPAEVEIPSLRILMEAQIEDAEWIRERYEQLSQIDEKRLNPVCHGQCYQQRMTRVYNKKVKPCMRVSSSYRINDRRASMSVENVQMLLCGNDLIRNLHELKNKSREPFNVPESSTIEEIDLPNI